In the Pithys albifrons albifrons isolate INPA30051 chromosome 3, PitAlb_v1, whole genome shotgun sequence genome, one interval contains:
- the DNAJB8 gene encoding LOW QUALITY PROTEIN: dnaJ homolog subfamily B member 8 (The sequence of the model RefSeq protein was modified relative to this genomic sequence to represent the inferred CDS: inserted 1 base in 1 codon; substituted 2 bases at 2 genomic stop codons) encodes MGLEQPQASHLWWDRSSKQFHLSSEVVDYYNVLGQQESTSQDDIKKSFLILAQKWHPDKNPGKKEEAEKKFKDIFETCKILFDSXKLLFYDKYLEVTRVHKERATEGYNSFFGSPHVFSHPEEFFGGRDPFAHIFWDPFHIRVNDENQHSARGRGGSFSPGTSSRESFMAWNXFLIPESFSSTXSETTVGPHGPRTVLSYTKVINGKTITTQLIYENWHERKEVKEDSQLKSVKISGIETQNSYCCQHKH; translated from the exons atggggctggagcag CCCCAGGCTTCACATCTTTGGTGGGACAGATCTTCCAAACAGTTCCACCTTTCCTCTGAGGTGGTGGATTATTATAATGTCCTTGGGCAGCAAGAAAGTACCTCACAGGATGATATTAAGAAATCCTTCCTTATACTGGCACAAAAATGGCATCCTGATAAGAATcctgggaagaaggaggaagctgagaagaaatttaaagacatttttgaaaCATGCAAGATTTTGTTCGACTCTTAGAAACTACTGTTCTATGACAAGTATCTTGAGGTGACCAGAGTCCACAAAGAAAGAGCCACAGAGGGTTACAACAGCTTCTTTGGTTCTCCTCATGTATTCTCCCATCCAGAAGAGTTCTTTGGAGGGAGGGATCCATTTGCACACATTTTCTGGGACCCCTTCCACATCAGAGTCAATGatgaaaaccagcacagtgcaagaggaagaggaggaagctTCAGCCCAGGTACTTCCTCTAGGGAGTCATTTATGGCATGGAATTAATTTTTGATCCCAGAAAGCTTCTCATCCA CTAGTGAAACCACAGTTGGGCCACATGGTCCCAGAACAGTGTTAAGCTATACCAAAGTGATCAATGGCAAGACAATCACCACCCAGCTAATCTATGAGAACTGGCATGAGAGAAAGGAAGTGAAAGAAGACAGCCAGCTGAAGTCTGTGAAAATCAGTGGGATAGAGACCCAGAATTCTTACTGTTGCCAGCACAAGCATTAA